The following proteins are encoded in a genomic region of Acetobacter oryzoeni:
- a CDS encoding YqaA family protein, producing MLNRLYARVLRHAASPYAPLWLAALAFAEASFFPLPPETLLVPMVLAHRQKAWVYAAICTIASVAGGLLGWLIGAALLDTVARPIVHFYHAEGTLLTLQEKFRQWGVWIILLKGLTPIPYKFVTIASGMAHFAILPFMLASLVTRGVRFMLVAGLLWRFGAPIQDFLEKRLPLVAGAFAVVFLGGIIALKYL from the coding sequence ATGCTAAACCGCCTTTATGCCCGCGTTTTGCGGCACGCTGCCAGCCCCTACGCACCTTTATGGCTGGCGGCGCTGGCTTTTGCAGAAGCCAGCTTTTTTCCCCTCCCGCCAGAAACGCTGCTGGTGCCCATGGTGCTGGCGCATAGGCAAAAGGCATGGGTTTATGCGGCCATCTGCACCATTGCCAGTGTGGCCGGGGGGCTTTTGGGCTGGCTGATTGGCGCGGCTTTGCTAGATACAGTGGCCCGCCCGATTGTGCATTTTTACCACGCCGAGGGCACGCTGCTGACCTTGCAGGAAAAATTCCGCCAATGGGGGGTGTGGATTATTCTGCTCAAGGGGCTTACGCCCATTCCCTACAAGTTTGTGACTATTGCCAGCGGCATGGCGCATTTTGCCATTCTGCCCTTTATGCTGGCCAGCCTTGTTACGCGCGGCGTGCGGTTTATGCTGGTGGCCGGGCTTTTGTGGCGCTTTGGGGCGCCTATTCAGGATTTTCTGGAAAAACGTCTGCCGCTAGTGGCCGGGGCTTTTGCCGTGGTGTTTTTAGGCGGCATTATTGCGCTGAAATATCTGTAA
- a CDS encoding MATE family efflux transporter gives MNRPSPPGGRHKACFTTGSIMRHVLVMAGTGAIGLMAVFAVDMLNMVYISHLGNTALTAAIGFAGAVIGLQIAVSIGLTIGISAATAREIGAGRADEARGIASSALTVMIGLATVLGVGTMIFAHPILELFGARGEALANATTFLRTVSPALPLICAGMGSSSLMRVVGDAKGSMHITLLGAVVAAVLDPLFIFGLHEGLTGAAISTVLSRTVVATVGLRGALRHDMLAMPQLHRILPDTKRVASVAFPAILTNLATPVGGVYVTQAMARFGLAAVAGQASIERTVPVLFALVFALTGSVGPIMGQNIGAGQCDRVRETLRAALKLVILSVGATWVFLFCVQNGVVAMYNAQGDAAALIHLFCTWTIGSYLFVGMLFVANAAFNNLGFPLYSTAFNWGRATLGTIPFVMMGARFGPLGVQAGQALGAVVFGSFAVLTAFRVTQTLEVSPAQHPLAAGVRSSTPVSDVPTTSAEAAMAELDELESASELCEEDRKTNHV, from the coding sequence ATGAACCGGCCCTCCCCGCCTGGCGGACGTCACAAGGCCTGCTTTACCACCGGCAGCATCATGCGCCACGTGCTGGTTATGGCTGGCACCGGGGCCATTGGCCTTATGGCGGTGTTTGCGGTGGATATGCTCAATATGGTGTATATCAGCCACCTGGGTAACACGGCCCTTACGGCGGCCATTGGCTTTGCCGGGGCTGTTATTGGCTTGCAGATTGCCGTTTCCATCGGGCTGACCATTGGCATAAGTGCCGCCACTGCGCGTGAAATTGGCGCAGGCCGCGCGGATGAAGCACGGGGCATTGCCTCCTCCGCCCTTACCGTCATGATCGGGCTGGCAACGGTGCTGGGTGTGGGCACCATGATATTTGCCCACCCCATTCTGGAACTGTTTGGCGCGCGCGGTGAGGCCTTGGCCAACGCCACCACCTTCCTGCGCACCGTCAGCCCCGCATTGCCGCTTATTTGCGCGGGCATGGGGTCCTCCTCCCTCATGCGTGTGGTGGGGGATGCCAAGGGCTCCATGCACATTACGTTGCTGGGTGCCGTTGTGGCTGCGGTGCTGGACCCGCTGTTTATTTTTGGGCTGCATGAAGGGCTTACCGGAGCGGCCATTAGCACTGTGCTTTCACGCACCGTTGTGGCCACAGTGGGCCTGCGGGGCGCATTGCGGCACGATATGCTGGCCATGCCGCAGCTCCACCGTATTCTGCCAGACACCAAGCGCGTGGCCTCGGTGGCTTTTCCGGCCATTCTCACCAATCTGGCCACACCTGTTGGGGGGGTGTACGTTACGCAGGCCATGGCGCGCTTTGGGCTGGCCGCTGTTGCGGGGCAAGCTTCTATCGAGCGCACGGTGCCCGTGCTGTTTGCGCTGGTTTTTGCGCTTACCGGCTCAGTTGGCCCCATTATGGGGCAAAACATCGGGGCCGGGCAGTGTGACCGTGTGCGTGAAACACTGCGCGCCGCCCTTAAACTGGTTATTCTGAGCGTAGGGGCCACATGGGTTTTCCTGTTCTGTGTGCAGAACGGGGTTGTGGCCATGTATAATGCGCAGGGTGATGCCGCAGCCCTTATCCATCTGTTCTGCACATGGACAATCGGCAGTTACCTGTTTGTGGGTATGCTGTTTGTGGCCAACGCCGCCTTTAATAACCTTGGTTTTCCGCTGTATTCCACTGCCTTTAACTGGGGGCGGGCCACGCTGGGCACCATTCCGTTTGTCATGATGGGTGCACGCTTTGGCCCGCTTGGCGTGCAGGCCGGGCAAGCGCTGGGGGCAGTGGTGTTTGGGTCCTTCGCGGTCTTGACGGCGTTCCGTGTGACACAAACATTAGAAGTCTCTCCCGCACAGCATCCTCTGGCAGCGGGAGTGCGGAGCAGCACGCCGGTTTCCGATGTTCCCACCACCAGCGCAGAAGCTGCCATGGCGGAACTGGATGAACTGGAAAGTGCCTCTGAACTATGTGAGGAAGACAGGAAGACCAACCATGTCTAA
- a CDS encoding ABC transporter ATP-binding protein, protein MTDIAVENLQITFPLYHGNARSLRKSLSKTLGRTLNTRFMHDNRDRVVVQALKGVSFTLQPGDRLGLVGGNGAGKTTLLRALAGIYEPVGGSVTVRGSIGTLLDPALGMNMDLTGRENIRLRGMFSGLSTEQTAQVEADVESFASLGAFMDLPVNTYSSGMMVRLSFGLATAIMPDVLLMDEWFMAGDASFRNRARARLENLVSRADILVLSSHMADVMADWCNRLIWLDQGQVRMDGPTEQVLEAYLGRPLERKADEEKPEDAPPAP, encoded by the coding sequence ATGACGGATATTGCAGTTGAAAACCTGCAAATCACCTTTCCGCTGTATCATGGCAATGCCCGCAGCCTGCGCAAATCGCTCAGCAAAACGCTGGGCCGCACGCTCAACACGCGCTTCATGCACGATAACCGAGACCGCGTGGTGGTGCAGGCGCTTAAAGGGGTCAGCTTTACCCTGCAACCGGGAGACAGGCTGGGCCTTGTAGGCGGCAATGGTGCAGGCAAAACCACGCTGTTGCGCGCATTGGCCGGTATTTATGAACCCGTAGGCGGCAGTGTGACAGTGCGCGGTAGCATTGGCACGTTGCTAGACCCCGCACTGGGCATGAACATGGACCTGACCGGGCGGGAGAACATTCGCCTACGCGGCATGTTCTCTGGCCTGAGCACGGAACAGACAGCACAGGTTGAAGCTGATGTGGAAAGCTTTGCCAGCCTTGGCGCGTTTATGGACCTGCCCGTAAACACCTATAGTTCGGGCATGATGGTGCGCCTTTCCTTTGGGCTGGCCACGGCTATCATGCCCGATGTGCTGCTGATGGATGAATGGTTTATGGCGGGGGATGCCTCCTTCCGTAACCGTGCCCGCGCCCGGCTTGAAAACCTTGTCTCCCGCGCCGATATTCTGGTGCTCTCCAGCCATATGGCGGATGTGATGGCCGATTGGTGCAACCGCCTGATCTGGCTGGATCAGGGGCAGGTGCGGATGGATGGCCCTACCGAGCAAGTGCTGGAGGCATATTTAGGCCGCCCGCTGGAGCGCAAAGCAGACGAAGAAAAGCCGGAAGACGCACCCCCAGCCCCCTAA
- a CDS encoding ABC transporter permease, with the protein MTRCFGPRWACVAGYNGSIKSMPTLHKQAGFSIALNTMNSTPTLPDTQEERAVKKQPPLSAAPQHAPQPKGQPVLHLVPERGFSYFVHAAQDFARGFRHARLGLTLAWLDIRLRYRGSILGPFWLTATTAIMVAAMGVLYAYLLNTDVHTYLPFLTLSLVLWGFVGGTMQEGCGTFTGAARLIHAARMPYSLHVLRVAVRNILVFAHNVPVVAGVFLWFHVSPKWSWTVLPATGLWLVDCFFAVLLLGILGARFRDVPPIVASLTQVMFFVTPILWSPQLMTTGQAWLLLDPFYPLIEILRAPFTGDVMQTTVWPAALGWSAVLIVATFCLFARMRTRLAYWV; encoded by the coding sequence ATAACGCGCTGCTTTGGGCCCAGATGGGCCTGTGTGGCGGGTTATAATGGCAGCATAAAAAGCATGCCAACCTTGCACAAACAGGCAGGGTTCTCTATCGCGTTAAACACCATGAACAGCACGCCCACCTTGCCGGATACGCAGGAAGAACGCGCCGTAAAAAAACAGCCCCCTCTTTCGGCTGCGCCGCAGCACGCCCCGCAGCCAAAGGGCCAACCTGTGCTGCATTTGGTGCCAGAACGTGGTTTTTCCTACTTTGTGCATGCCGCGCAGGATTTTGCGCGCGGCTTCCGCCATGCGCGGCTGGGGCTTACACTGGCCTGGCTGGATATTCGGCTGCGGTATCGTGGCTCCATTCTCGGGCCGTTCTGGCTTACGGCCACTACCGCCATTATGGTGGCGGCCATGGGCGTGCTGTATGCGTATCTGCTCAACACGGATGTGCACACCTATCTGCCCTTCCTTACCCTTTCTCTGGTGTTATGGGGCTTTGTAGGCGGCACCATGCAGGAAGGCTGCGGCACCTTCACGGGGGCGGCGCGGCTTATTCATGCCGCCCGCATGCCGTATTCCCTGCACGTGCTGCGTGTGGCTGTGCGCAACATTTTGGTGTTTGCGCATAACGTGCCCGTGGTGGCTGGGGTGTTTTTGTGGTTTCACGTCTCGCCCAAATGGTCATGGACTGTGCTGCCCGCCACGGGCCTGTGGCTGGTAGACTGCTTTTTTGCCGTGCTTTTGCTGGGCATTCTGGGCGCGCGCTTTAGGGATGTGCCCCCCATTGTGGCCAGCCTGACGCAGGTGATGTTCTTTGTGACGCCCATTTTGTGGTCCCCCCAGTTAATGACAACCGGGCAGGCATGGCTGTTGCTGGACCCCTTCTACCCGCTGATTGAAATTCTGCGCGCACCCTTTACGGGGGATGTGATGCAAACCACCGTATGGCCTGCGGCCCTTGGGTGGTCTGCCGTGCTGATTGTTGCAACCTTCTGCCTGTTCGCCCGTATGCGCACACGGCTGGCATACTGGGTGTAA
- a CDS encoding ribose-phosphate pyrophosphokinase — protein MKIVACNSNLPLAEAVAAELNLPLCNATVRRFADMEVFVEIHENVRGEDVFVIQSTCTPTNDNLMELLIMLDALRRGSAKRITAVMPYFGYARQDRKSGPRTPISAKLVANLLVEAGASRVLTLDLHAMQIQGFFDIPVDNLYAAPLFVRDIRSHYGDRDLMIVSPDVGGVVRARQLAQRLNTDLAIIDKRRERAGVSEVMNVIGDVRGRHCLLVDDIVDSGGSLCNAARAIAEQGAASVGAYVTHGVLTGQAVERIADSPIEMLTLTDSIRATEKVMAARNIRQITISGLLARAIHAVADESSVSSLFD, from the coding sequence ATGAAAATCGTCGCCTGTAACAGCAACCTCCCACTTGCCGAAGCCGTTGCCGCGGAGCTGAACCTCCCCCTCTGCAACGCCACCGTGCGCCGCTTTGCGGACATGGAGGTGTTTGTAGAAATCCACGAAAATGTACGTGGTGAGGACGTGTTCGTTATCCAGAGCACCTGCACCCCCACCAATGATAACCTGATGGAACTGCTGATCATGCTGGATGCGCTGCGCCGTGGTTCGGCCAAGCGTATTACCGCAGTGATGCCCTATTTTGGTTATGCCCGGCAGGATCGTAAATCCGGCCCGCGTACGCCTATCAGCGCCAAGCTGGTTGCGAATCTGCTGGTAGAAGCCGGTGCCAGCCGCGTGCTCACGCTGGATCTGCACGCCATGCAAATTCAGGGTTTCTTTGATATCCCGGTGGACAATCTGTACGCCGCACCGCTGTTTGTGCGCGACATTCGCTCCCACTACGGAGACCGTGATCTGATGATCGTCTCCCCCGATGTGGGTGGTGTGGTGCGTGCCCGCCAGCTGGCCCAGCGCCTGAACACGGATCTGGCCATTATTGACAAACGGCGTGAACGCGCAGGCGTTTCCGAAGTGATGAACGTGATTGGTGATGTGCGCGGCCGCCACTGCCTGCTGGTAGATGATATTGTGGATAGCGGTGGTTCACTGTGCAACGCAGCCCGTGCCATTGCCGAGCAGGGTGCTGCATCTGTGGGCGCATACGTGACACATGGTGTGCTGACAGGGCAGGCCGTGGAACGCATTGCCGATTCGCCTATCGAAATGCTGACACTGACAGACAGCATCCGCGCCACGGAAAAAGTTATGGCTGCGCGCAATATCCGCCAGATCACCATTTCCGGCCTGCTGGCACGCGCCATTCATGCTGTGGCGGATGAAAGCTCCGTTTCCTCCCTGTTCGATTGA
- a CDS encoding histidine phosphatase family protein, producing MSTLFPRPYWYLRHGQTDWNRAGLSQGRTDVPLNETGIDQAVAAGKLLEVALRAAGENGVTRIVCSPLERALRTATIVRDALITHGLPALPLDVDTGLEEVCFGEQEGQPIGDWYNSWIAGEYTPPGAETFAALRQRATDAVNRATQAPGRPLIVAHGALFRALRAAMSLPANVRLPNAIPLSLEPEADDRWELRELIDA from the coding sequence ATGAGCACGCTTTTCCCCCGCCCATACTGGTATTTGCGCCATGGCCAGACAGACTGGAACCGGGCTGGTCTTTCTCAGGGGCGCACCGATGTGCCCTTGAATGAAACCGGCATTGACCAAGCTGTGGCGGCGGGAAAGCTGCTTGAGGTTGCCCTGCGTGCCGCAGGAGAAAATGGGGTAACGCGCATTGTGTGCTCTCCGCTGGAGCGTGCTTTGCGCACTGCCACCATTGTGCGTGATGCGCTTATCACCCACGGCCTGCCAGCCTTGCCGCTGGATGTGGATACGGGGCTGGAGGAAGTCTGCTTTGGTGAGCAGGAAGGCCAGCCGATAGGGGATTGGTATAATAGCTGGATTGCCGGTGAGTACACCCCACCGGGGGCAGAAACATTTGCTGCCCTGCGCCAGCGCGCTACAGATGCCGTAAACCGGGCCACACAGGCTCCCGGTCGGCCGCTGATTGTGGCACATGGGGCGCTGTTCCGTGCTTTGCGCGCCGCTATGTCTTTGCCTGCCAATGTGCGCCTGCCCAACGCCATTCCGCTAAGCTTGGAGCCAGAGGCAGATGACCGTTGGGAACTGCGGGAACTGATAGACGCGTAA
- a CDS encoding DUF1269 domain-containing protein — MSDLIVLGFDHVDDAAKVLTECRALQKEYLLDLEDAVVVTRDAQGKVHLHQSVNLEKAGASWGLLSGGFWGALVGLLCLNPLAGFLIGSAVGAGAGALSGKFSDYGIDDGFIKQLSDTIPPNTSALFILVRKSQPEKVLADLSQFKGHARILQTSLSPEAEEKLKAALGQVAAAQAKA, encoded by the coding sequence ATGTCTGATCTGATTGTTCTGGGTTTTGACCACGTTGATGATGCCGCCAAGGTGCTGACAGAATGCCGCGCCTTGCAGAAAGAATACCTGCTGGATCTGGAAGATGCCGTGGTTGTTACGCGGGATGCACAGGGCAAGGTGCATTTGCACCAAAGCGTAAACCTTGAAAAAGCCGGGGCTTCCTGGGGCCTGCTTTCCGGCGGTTTCTGGGGTGCGTTGGTTGGCCTTTTGTGCCTGAACCCGCTGGCTGGCTTTTTGATCGGGAGTGCTGTGGGCGCCGGTGCGGGCGCGCTGTCTGGCAAGTTCTCTGATTACGGAATTGATGATGGCTTTATCAAACAGCTAAGCGACACCATTCCGCCCAACACCTCTGCGCTGTTCATTCTGGTTCGTAAGTCTCAGCCGGAAAAAGTGCTGGCCGATCTCAGCCAGTTCAAGGGCCATGCCCGTATCCTGCAAACCTCTCTTTCCCCAGAAGCAGAAGAAAAGCTCAAGGCTGCTTTGGGTCAGGTTGCTGCGGCACAAGCCAAGGCCTGA
- a CDS encoding TonB-dependent receptor, whose amino-acid sequence MMVRSAALLLCSTVFTALGSSMALAETTTTTTTPSTTETQQKKPTETKPQTVKVIAHDKNDAEQVIVTAHLDRMRSELSPSTGATVHKFSRQALETIPGGDNAPLNQVLLQAPGVAQDSYGQIHVRGDHNEVQFRLDGVQLPEGLSVFGQALMTRFADNMSLTTGALPSQFGFLQAAVVDINTKNGTTNSGGNLSLYGGARDYFFPSLQYGFHKGKWDFFATADYVHDRTGIENTTSSFNAIHDLSEQYHFLGHLRYTADEDTRISFIAGVSNAEYQLPNNPGQQTQFAMPAYSGSDLAQQLNGSVDSAHLDEHQKQITDFAILALQKEMGDFSLQSSVFSRYSSLRYSPDWLGDLVYNGIAQQAARSVFSMGTQHDVTWRAAKDHTVRFGFQLFVERNTSKSLSRVFGQEGEDADGNATFGTTPLSIYDGSGKTGTVYGLYAQDEWRPLNNLTINYGLRFDGVSEYTAEKQVSPRLNIVWKPWKGGVIHAGYSRYFTPPPFEVVSSSSLYKFAGTSAAPSVYQNNKVRAERDHYFDAGIEQTILPGWRVSFDAYYKLAHNLIDEGQFGAPIILSGFNYRRGQVNGYEVSTSYDRGPLSLYGNFAWSRAIGKDITSAQFNMSPDDLAYIQHRWIHLDHDQRWTASAGAAYSFFHKTRFPLRLSATMVYGSGLRADGLVPNGVALTPYATVNFSAVETIHNTFGSAWPGDTQFRIDVINLGDHTYKLRDGSGIGVGAPQYGLRRTILGGISQGF is encoded by the coding sequence ATGATGGTTCGATCAGCCGCTCTTCTTCTCTGCTCCACTGTTTTTACTGCTCTGGGCAGCAGCATGGCCCTGGCTGAAACCACCACGACCACGACAACACCCTCCACAACAGAAACGCAGCAGAAAAAGCCCACTGAAACAAAGCCGCAAACCGTAAAAGTGATTGCGCATGACAAGAACGATGCCGAGCAGGTGATTGTCACCGCGCATCTGGACCGCATGCGTTCAGAACTTTCGCCCTCCACCGGGGCCACGGTGCACAAGTTCAGCCGGCAGGCGCTGGAAACCATTCCCGGTGGTGATAACGCACCGCTTAATCAGGTATTGCTGCAAGCCCCCGGCGTAGCGCAGGACAGCTACGGCCAGATCCATGTGCGTGGGGACCATAACGAGGTGCAGTTCCGGCTGGATGGTGTGCAGTTGCCGGAGGGGCTGAGCGTGTTTGGGCAAGCGTTGATGACACGCTTTGCAGATAACATGTCCCTCACCACTGGGGCGTTGCCCAGCCAGTTCGGGTTTTTGCAGGCGGCTGTGGTGGATATCAACACCAAGAACGGCACCACCAATTCTGGCGGCAATCTCTCACTTTACGGTGGGGCGCGGGATTACTTCTTTCCTTCCCTGCAATATGGTTTTCATAAAGGGAAGTGGGATTTCTTTGCCACGGCAGATTATGTGCATGACCGCACGGGCATTGAAAATACAACATCATCCTTCAACGCCATCCATGACCTGAGCGAGCAGTATCACTTTCTGGGCCATCTGCGGTACACGGCGGATGAAGATACGCGTATCAGCTTTATTGCCGGTGTTTCCAACGCAGAATACCAGTTGCCCAACAACCCCGGCCAGCAAACCCAGTTTGCCATGCCCGCCTATTCTGGCAGCGATCTGGCGCAGCAGTTGAATGGCAGCGTGGACAGTGCGCATCTGGATGAACACCAAAAGCAGATTACAGATTTTGCCATTCTGGCGTTGCAGAAAGAGATGGGAGACTTCAGCCTGCAAAGCTCCGTGTTCTCCCGCTACAGCAGCCTGCGCTATTCGCCCGACTGGCTGGGAGATCTGGTTTACAACGGTATTGCGCAGCAGGCCGCGCGCTCGGTGTTTTCCATGGGCACGCAGCATGACGTCACATGGCGTGCTGCAAAAGATCACACCGTGCGCTTTGGTTTTCAGCTTTTTGTAGAACGCAACACCTCCAAATCCCTCTCCCGCGTGTTTGGGCAGGAAGGTGAGGATGCAGATGGCAACGCCACCTTTGGCACCACGCCCCTGAGCATTTACGATGGCAGCGGCAAAACCGGCACGGTGTACGGCCTGTATGCGCAGGATGAATGGCGACCGCTGAACAACCTGACCATCAATTACGGCCTGCGCTTTGATGGGGTGAGCGAATACACGGCGGAAAAACAGGTGAGCCCACGCCTGAACATTGTGTGGAAGCCGTGGAAAGGCGGTGTGATTCACGCCGGGTATTCACGCTACTTTACGCCCCCGCCGTTTGAGGTTGTCAGTTCTTCCTCGCTGTACAAATTTGCAGGCACCAGTGCCGCGCCCTCCGTTTACCAGAACAACAAGGTGCGGGCCGAGCGCGACCATTACTTTGATGCCGGTATTGAACAAACCATTCTGCCGGGCTGGCGTGTCTCGTTCGATGCCTATTACAAGCTGGCACATAACCTGATTGATGAAGGCCAGTTTGGTGCGCCCATCATCCTCAGCGGCTTTAACTATCGCCGTGGGCAGGTGAACGGGTATGAGGTCAGCACCTCTTATGATCGTGGCCCGCTTTCTTTGTACGGCAACTTTGCGTGGTCTCGCGCCATTGGCAAGGATATTACCAGCGCGCAGTTTAACATGAGCCCGGATGATCTGGCTTACATTCAGCACCGCTGGATCCATCTGGACCATGACCAGCGTTGGACGGCTTCTGCCGGGGCGGCGTATTCCTTCTTCCACAAAACGCGCTTTCCGCTGCGCCTGTCTGCCACCATGGTGTATGGCAGCGGGCTGCGGGCCGATGGCCTTGTGCCCAACGGTGTGGCGCTTACGCCTTATGCTACCGTCAACTTCTCTGCCGTGGAAACCATCCACAACACATTTGGCAGTGCATGGCCGGGGGATACGCAGTTCCGCATAGATGTGATCAATCTGGGGGACCACACCTACAAGCTGCGTGATGGTTCCGGCATTGGCGTGGGGGCCCCGCAATACGGGCTACGCCGCACCATTCTGGGCGGGATTTCCCAAGGTTTCTAA
- a CDS encoding SDR family oxidoreductase — translation MVDHSIKGKTVLIAGGAKNLGGLIARDLAEHGAKAIAIHYHSAASKAEADATVAAVKAAGAQAKAFQADLTQPGAVAKLFADAKTAFGAPDIAINTVGKVLKKPIADTTDEEFDAMFTINTKVAYQFIREAGKHLADNGKLLTLVTSLLGAYTPFYSTYAGSKAAVEHFTRAASKEYGARGISVNAIGPGPMDTPFFYGQESADAVAYHKTAAALSPFSKTGLTDIEDIAPYVRFIVSEGWWMTGQTILVNGGYTTK, via the coding sequence ATGGTAGACCACAGCATTAAAGGCAAAACCGTTCTGATAGCCGGTGGGGCCAAAAATCTGGGCGGGCTGATTGCGCGGGATCTGGCAGAGCATGGCGCAAAGGCCATTGCCATCCATTACCATAGCGCAGCCAGCAAGGCGGAAGCCGATGCCACTGTGGCCGCTGTAAAAGCGGCAGGCGCGCAGGCTAAGGCTTTTCAGGCTGATCTGACACAGCCCGGAGCAGTAGCCAAACTGTTTGCAGATGCAAAAACGGCTTTTGGCGCGCCAGACATTGCCATTAACACCGTGGGCAAAGTGCTGAAAAAGCCGATTGCAGACACCACGGATGAAGAATTTGATGCCATGTTCACCATCAACACCAAGGTGGCGTATCAATTCATTCGTGAAGCCGGAAAACATCTGGCCGATAACGGCAAGCTGCTAACACTGGTGACATCTCTGCTAGGCGCGTACACACCGTTCTATTCCACCTATGCGGGTTCCAAGGCTGCGGTGGAACACTTCACCCGTGCGGCTTCCAAGGAATATGGCGCGCGTGGCATTTCTGTTAACGCCATTGGCCCCGGCCCTATGGATACGCCGTTCTTTTACGGGCAGGAAAGTGCAGATGCCGTGGCTTACCACAAAACCGCTGCCGCACTTTCTCCCTTTAGCAAAACAGGGCTGACAGACATTGAAGATATTGCACCCTATGTGCGCTTTATTGTTTCTGAAGGCTGGTGGATGACGGGCCAGACCATTTTGGTAAACGGCGGTTACACCACAAAATAA
- a CDS encoding LysR family transcriptional regulator — translation MDRIDLFRIFARVVEAASFTHAAETLGMPRSSVSAAVQQLESRVGARLLTRTTRTVTPTPDGAAFYEHCLRLVADVEEAENLFRQSESAVQGVLRVNMPGRIGRLIVAPALPDFLATYPGLSVELGVTDRAVNLVEDGLDCVLRVGPLQDSGLIARRMGELELINVASPIYLKQRGTPQCPTDLLKGHEAVRYASPQNGRVEQWEWEEHGHTHTLDVPGRVTVNSAEALIACTLAGLGVMQIPAYDVRSYLHTGQLVEILPQWRAAPLPMALLYPHRRHLSMRVQVFATWLENLVRQQVLRPVSAMP, via the coding sequence ATGGATAGGATAGATCTTTTTCGTATTTTTGCCCGCGTGGTAGAGGCGGCCAGTTTTACCCACGCGGCAGAAACCTTGGGCATGCCGCGTTCCAGCGTATCCGCCGCCGTGCAGCAGCTAGAAAGCCGCGTGGGGGCACGTTTGCTTACGCGCACAACACGCACAGTTACCCCCACGCCAGATGGCGCAGCCTTTTACGAACACTGCCTGCGCCTTGTGGCGGATGTGGAGGAAGCGGAAAACCTGTTCCGCCAGAGCGAAAGCGCTGTGCAGGGTGTGCTGCGTGTTAATATGCCCGGCCGCATTGGGCGGCTGATTGTAGCCCCGGCCTTGCCCGATTTTCTGGCAACATATCCCGGTCTTTCGGTAGAACTGGGGGTAACGGACAGGGCCGTGAACTTGGTGGAAGATGGGTTGGATTGCGTGCTACGCGTTGGGCCCTTGCAGGATTCCGGCCTGATTGCCCGCCGCATGGGGGAGCTTGAACTTATAAACGTGGCCAGCCCCATATATCTTAAGCAGCGCGGCACACCCCAATGCCCGACAGATTTGCTGAAAGGGCACGAGGCTGTGCGTTATGCCTCCCCCCAGAATGGCCGGGTAGAGCAATGGGAGTGGGAGGAACACGGCCATACCCACACGCTGGATGTGCCGGGCCGCGTAACGGTTAACAGCGCAGAGGCTTTAATAGCCTGCACACTGGCCGGGCTGGGGGTGATGCAGATACCCGCTTACGATGTGCGCTCTTACCTGCATACAGGCCAGTTGGTGGAAATACTGCCCCAGTGGCGTGCGGCACCGCTGCCTATGGCGCTGCTTTATCCGCACAGGCGGCACCTTTCCATGCGGGTGCAGGTGTTTGCCACATGGTTGGAAAATTTGGTGCGCCAGCAGGTTTTGCGTCCTGTTTCCGCCATGCCGTAA